From a region of the Paenibacillus lutimineralis genome:
- the yqeK gene encoding bis(5'-nucleosyl)-tetraphosphatase (symmetrical) YqeK, protein MNSIFDEFMLNISMTGDVETDFYHFLIVNGHPKTAEHCLKVGEKAEQLAKIYGVDPYKAKMAGYLHDVSAIFPNSERIDVAKALGLEILKEEEIFPMIIHQKISGVMATEIFNVHDDEIISAITCHTTLKSNASKIDKVLFVADKIEWDQDGTPPYIKRIEHSLKESIDAASYAYIKYLFDNKSNLKVVHPFLESAYKELKEQFKE, encoded by the coding sequence ATGAATTCAATATTCGATGAATTTATGTTGAATATCTCAATGACCGGAGATGTTGAAACTGACTTTTATCATTTTCTGATAGTAAATGGACATCCAAAAACAGCGGAGCACTGTTTAAAAGTAGGAGAAAAAGCAGAGCAACTGGCCAAAATCTATGGCGTCGACCCATACAAAGCAAAAATGGCTGGATATCTTCATGATGTTAGTGCAATTTTTCCAAACTCTGAGCGAATTGATGTAGCAAAAGCTTTGGGATTAGAAATATTGAAAGAAGAAGAGATTTTTCCTATGATCATTCATCAAAAAATATCTGGAGTAATGGCTACAGAAATATTTAATGTACATGATGATGAGATTATAAGTGCTATTACCTGCCACACAACGCTAAAATCGAATGCTTCAAAGATCGACAAGGTATTATTTGTTGCAGATAAAATCGAGTGGGACCAAGATGGTACTCCTCCATACATAAAAAGAATTGAACATTCATTAAAAGAATCCATAGACGCTGCTTCATACGCCTACATCAAATACTTATTTGACAATAAAAGTAATCTTAAAGTTGTACATCCTTTTTTAGAATCCGCGTATAAGGAACTCAAAGAACAATTCAAAGAATGA
- a CDS encoding M42 family metallopeptidase, which produces MDTKTLELFKQLTEFPSAPGFERELRAFVKEKMSAYTTEFLQDRLGSIFGVLRGDDNGPKVMVAGHLDEVGFMTTGISDHGMVSFQPLGGWWSQAVLAQRLHIITPQGRIIGVVGSTPTHLLSEADRSKPVDLKTMYLDIGADSREQAEAAGVRPGQQIVPICEFTPMVNPKKIMAKAWDNRYGVGLAIELMEALHKEKLPNTLYCGTTVQEELGLRGARTSANMIQPDIFFGLDASAANDTTGDKKAFGQLGGGALLRIYDPTMLTHRGMVEYIQDTADTNKIKYQYFVSPGGTDAGQVHLSGSGVPSTVIGICSRYIHTSSSIIHTDDYAAAKELLTKLVKGLDRTTLNTILENS; this is translated from the coding sequence ATGGATACTAAAACGCTGGAGTTATTTAAGCAACTTACCGAATTTCCTTCGGCACCGGGCTTTGAACGTGAACTGCGTGCCTTTGTAAAAGAGAAGATGTCAGCCTATACCACAGAATTTCTGCAGGATCGGCTGGGTAGTATATTTGGGGTACTGCGCGGAGACGATAACGGCCCTAAAGTGATGGTAGCTGGACATTTAGATGAGGTCGGCTTCATGACTACGGGAATTAGCGATCACGGGATGGTCTCCTTCCAACCACTTGGAGGCTGGTGGAGCCAGGCCGTATTGGCACAGCGACTGCACATTATTACGCCGCAGGGCAGAATTATCGGTGTCGTCGGCTCAACACCAACTCACCTGCTAAGTGAAGCGGATCGCAGCAAGCCGGTGGACCTGAAGACGATGTATCTGGATATTGGTGCAGACAGTCGTGAGCAGGCAGAAGCGGCAGGGGTTCGCCCAGGCCAGCAAATCGTACCAATCTGCGAATTTACACCGATGGTCAATCCGAAGAAAATCATGGCCAAAGCCTGGGATAACCGTTACGGTGTAGGTTTGGCAATCGAGTTAATGGAGGCTCTACATAAGGAGAAATTGCCGAACACATTATACTGCGGTACTACAGTTCAAGAGGAGTTGGGTCTGCGCGGAGCACGGACTTCCGCCAATATGATCCAGCCTGACATTTTCTTCGGTCTCGACGCCAGTGCGGCCAACGACACGACCGGAGACAAGAAAGCGTTCGGACAGCTAGGCGGAGGCGCCTTACTGCGGATTTACGATCCAACGATGCTCACCCATCGTGGCATGGTCGAATATATTCAGGACACGGCAGATACGAATAAGATCAAATATCAATATTTCGTCTCCCCAGGCGGAACAGATGCCGGTCAAGTCCACCTGAGCGGCAGCGGCGTACCTTCAACGGTCATCGGGATTTGCTCCCGCTACATCCATACCTCGTCATCCATCATTCACACGGATGATTACGCTGCTGCTAAAGAATTGTTGACCAAGCTCGTCAAAGGTCTTGACCGTACGACGCTGAACACAATTTTGGAGAATAGTTAA
- the spoVAC gene encoding stage V sporulation protein AC, with protein sequence MPTKTKSGARFRLNSISLTEEDYKQIADSHKPKTNIFKNCLKAFLVGGFICFIGQCIQQLFMTFAGMSAKQASSPTVAVLIIISVILTSLGVYDKIAQWAGAGSAVPVTGFANSMCSSAIESKAEGLVLGVGANMFKLAGSVIVFGVVAAFIVGIVHVIFGIGGTH encoded by the coding sequence GTGCCAACGAAGACAAAATCAGGCGCCCGATTCAGGTTGAACTCCATCTCGTTGACTGAAGAGGACTATAAGCAAATTGCTGATTCCCATAAGCCGAAGACGAATATCTTCAAGAACTGCTTAAAGGCCTTTCTGGTTGGAGGCTTCATCTGCTTCATCGGTCAGTGCATTCAGCAGCTCTTCATGACCTTTGCCGGGATGTCCGCGAAGCAAGCAAGCAGCCCAACCGTTGCTGTATTGATCATCATATCCGTTATTCTGACATCGCTTGGTGTATACGATAAGATCGCACAATGGGCAGGCGCCGGTTCAGCCGTTCCGGTTACCGGATTTGCCAACTCGATGTGTTCCTCGGCGATTGAATCAAAGGCGGAAGGCCTGGTACTCGGCGTAGGTGCCAATATGTTCAAATTAGCTGGATCCGTCATTGTATTCGGTGTGGTAGCCGCTTTTATTGTAGGGATTGTACATGTGATCTTCGGCATAGGGGGGACACATTAG
- the spoVAD gene encoding stage V sporulation protein AD — MLTGAQTWEFRSKPTIIGAATVVGPEEGDGPLSSSFDFIYDNLEIDEKTWEKAERKLLQHASSLALMHAGITKEQLQFFIGGDLMNQIISATFAARDIAAPYLGVFGACSTSMESLAIAAMIVDAGGAKYAMAGTASHNCTVEKQFRYPTEYGSQKPATAQYTITGSGCAVVSSSGTGPRITHATIGRIQDMGIKDPFNMGAAMAPAAADTIVTHFRDTGRGPEDYDLIVTGDLASVGHAIVKDVLSKDGLSMDKTEFNDCGLMIFDRDRQNFVMAGGSGCGCSAVVTYGHIMKKMRQRELNRVLVVATGALLSPLSYQQGESIPCIAHAVALEREAGSA, encoded by the coding sequence ATGCTGACTGGTGCACAAACCTGGGAATTCCGCAGCAAACCAACGATCATTGGGGCGGCGACCGTGGTTGGCCCAGAAGAGGGGGACGGGCCGCTCTCTTCAAGTTTTGACTTTATCTACGATAACCTGGAGATTGATGAGAAAACTTGGGAGAAGGCGGAGCGTAAACTGCTCCAACATGCCTCTTCGCTGGCGCTTATGCATGCAGGCATCACTAAGGAGCAACTCCAGTTCTTTATTGGCGGCGATCTGATGAATCAGATTATTAGCGCGACCTTTGCTGCCCGGGATATTGCCGCCCCTTACCTCGGCGTATTCGGCGCCTGCTCAACCTCGATGGAGAGCCTTGCCATTGCGGCCATGATTGTAGATGCCGGGGGCGCCAAATATGCGATGGCCGGGACGGCCAGTCATAATTGCACAGTGGAGAAGCAGTTCCGCTATCCTACGGAATACGGTTCACAGAAGCCGGCAACAGCTCAATATACGATTACAGGCTCTGGCTGCGCCGTAGTCTCCTCATCAGGGACCGGGCCTCGCATCACACATGCGACGATTGGACGCATTCAGGATATGGGGATCAAGGATCCTTTTAATATGGGAGCCGCAATGGCTCCGGCTGCAGCCGATACGATCGTAACTCATTTTCGTGATACAGGGCGAGGCCCGGAGGACTATGATTTAATCGTAACGGGTGATCTGGCCTCAGTGGGACATGCTATCGTTAAGGATGTTCTAAGTAAGGACGGACTATCCATGGATAAGACCGAATTCAATGATTGCGGGCTGATGATCTTCGATCGGGACAGACAGAATTTTGTTATGGCTGGAGGTAGTGGCTGCGGATGCTCTGCGGTCGTTACTTATGGACATATTATGAAGAAAATGAGACAAAGAGAGCTGAATCGTGTGTTGGTCGTTGCGACGGGTGCGCTGTTATCCCCGCTATCCTATCAGCAGGGGGAGAGCATTCCATGTATCGCTCATGCGGTGGCTCTGGAAAGAGAGGCAGGTTCAGCATGA
- the spoVAE gene encoding stage V sporulation protein AE produces the protein MIFLWAFIIGGLFCVVGQIMFDVFKLTPAHTMSALVVIGAVMDAFGLYDPLVKFAGAGASVPITSFGNSLVHGALSELQRDGWIGVITGIFEVTSAGISAAIIFSFLAALVVRPKG, from the coding sequence ATGATTTTTCTGTGGGCTTTTATCATTGGAGGACTGTTCTGTGTAGTTGGGCAAATCATGTTCGATGTGTTCAAACTTACTCCTGCACATACGATGAGTGCCCTTGTTGTTATCGGGGCGGTAATGGATGCATTCGGACTATATGATCCGCTTGTTAAATTCGCCGGGGCGGGAGCGTCGGTTCCGATCACAAGCTTTGGCAACTCGCTGGTTCACGGCGCACTCTCCGAGCTGCAGCGAGATGGCTGGATTGGCGTCATTACCGGGATTTTCGAGGTCACCAGCGCCGGTATTTCAGCAGCGATCATTTTCTCCTTCCTGGCAGCACTTGTCGTACGTCCAAAAGGATAA
- a CDS encoding GNAT family N-acetyltransferase: MIYLETSRLLLRDWEENDLVPFSRLNADEQVMKYFPKTLSTEETNGFYQSIIAELKECGFGFYAVEVKENKDFIGFIGFHRATFESDFTPCIEIGWRLKKEAWGKGYATEGAAACLQYGFNNLGFNDVYSFTADVNTPSKNVMIKIGMSFIKMFHHPKVEKDSPLNKHVLFHISKNN, encoded by the coding sequence ATGATCTATTTAGAAACATCAAGATTACTATTACGTGACTGGGAAGAAAATGATTTAGTCCCATTTAGTCGACTCAATGCAGATGAACAAGTTATGAAATATTTTCCGAAAACCTTGTCTACTGAAGAAACAAATGGATTTTATCAATCAATTATAGCCGAATTAAAGGAATGTGGTTTTGGGTTTTATGCTGTCGAAGTAAAGGAAAATAAAGACTTTATAGGGTTTATAGGCTTTCACAGGGCAACATTCGAATCTGATTTCACACCATGTATTGAAATAGGATGGAGGCTAAAAAAAGAGGCTTGGGGAAAAGGGTATGCAACAGAAGGTGCGGCAGCCTGTTTACAATATGGATTTAACAATTTAGGTTTTAATGATGTTTACAGTTTTACAGCCGATGTTAATACCCCTTCAAAAAACGTAATGATAAAAATCGGCATGAGTTTTATTAAAATGTTCCATCACCCGAAGGTTGAGAAAGATAGTCCTTTAAATAAACATGTTCTATTTCATATAAGCAAAAACAATTGA
- a CDS encoding AAA family ATPase, which translates to MPVNEPMITALSAIRDNLQNCILGKSFEIELLLTTLLAGGHVLIEDVPGTGKTQLIKALSKSINGEYRRIQCNPDILPSDITGVSVFHPHEERFVFRPGPVMTNILLVDEINRATTKTQSALLEVMEERSVTADGVTYDLPHPFMLCATQNPIDFEGTYHLPEAQLDRFMMKIQIGYPDAETEKNMLYSHQQGQPVDQLRPVTTMEEIGQMQQQIRAVHASDIVTDYLLEIVRRTREHADVLLGASPRASIAFLTAVKAFAFLQGRDYVLPDDIKILAPYVLGHRILLRPESRLGNMNGNQVLFQILRQTQVPVAVGR; encoded by the coding sequence ATGCCTGTAAATGAACCAATGATTACGGCACTATCTGCCATTCGTGATAATCTGCAGAATTGTATACTAGGCAAATCATTCGAGATCGAGCTTCTATTAACGACGCTACTAGCCGGCGGGCATGTTCTGATTGAGGATGTCCCCGGAACCGGCAAGACACAGCTGATCAAGGCTCTGAGTAAATCAATCAATGGAGAATATCGCAGAATACAGTGCAATCCTGATATTTTGCCTAGTGACATTACGGGCGTCTCCGTGTTCCATCCTCATGAGGAGCGCTTTGTGTTCCGACCAGGTCCGGTTATGACGAACATTTTGCTGGTCGACGAGATTAACCGGGCAACCACGAAGACACAATCGGCATTGTTGGAAGTGATGGAGGAGCGCAGCGTTACCGCAGACGGTGTAACCTATGATCTCCCGCATCCATTTATGCTCTGCGCTACCCAGAATCCGATCGATTTCGAAGGGACCTATCATCTTCCGGAGGCCCAGCTCGATCGCTTCATGATGAAGATTCAGATCGGTTATCCCGATGCAGAGACAGAGAAGAATATGCTGTATTCTCACCAGCAAGGCCAGCCTGTAGATCAATTGAGACCGGTGACGACCATGGAAGAGATCGGGCAAATGCAGCAGCAAATCCGCGCCGTTCATGCGAGCGATATCGTGACCGACTATCTGCTTGAGATCGTACGGCGCACGAGAGAGCATGCGGACGTCCTGCTCGGCGCTTCGCCTCGGGCCTCGATTGCTTTTCTCACTGCGGTGAAGGCATTCGCATTCCTACAAGGTCGCGATTATGTCCTGCCGGATGATATCAAAATTTTAGCTCCCTATGTCCTGGGACATCGGATTTTACTGCGGCCAGAATCCAGACTCGGCAACATGAACGGAAATCAAGTGCTCTTCCAGATCCTACGGCAGACTCAAGTGCCTGTAGCTGTGGGGAGATAA
- a CDS encoding DUF58 domain-containing protein: protein MMSAVKSGLASRNFWKAASLWFICLLYVLFQGGKTSFMLFTMINVLALYWFICSLAGVKQVRAERSLSLNGELAGKQAIQAGSQVEVKLRLQLPTFIVTPYLVVNEQLQRHNGDSWKYEDSIVPRVGSHAELVYQTPPLERGKYSFRATECRSKDIFGLLEHEGTFQTEGEFYVLPRTIFIPRWPLFSRNSRYSGPETTILQSRRETTQINGVRDYIYGDRISRIHWNATAKTGSWKSKEFERESIPKTMIILDAHAANYVDRERFELAVSTVASLLEFGGRERISVGLCILGREVWGSAPTESQFERQQMLHQLVDISPEGTGDYKAQLEQRKELFPAGAFFIIVTPLADELLFDMLRWAKRSQMIPFHIHIGSARNVDSRTRPGSLYNRQEIAGIQLSSLTDLPVLLGGGYG from the coding sequence ATGATGAGTGCAGTAAAATCAGGTCTTGCTTCCCGCAATTTTTGGAAAGCGGCTTCATTATGGTTCATTTGTTTGTTGTATGTATTGTTTCAGGGCGGAAAGACGTCGTTCATGCTGTTCACAATGATCAATGTGCTGGCCCTGTATTGGTTCATTTGTAGTCTTGCGGGTGTGAAGCAGGTCAGAGCAGAGCGCAGTCTATCACTGAACGGCGAATTAGCGGGGAAGCAGGCTATTCAAGCCGGAAGCCAGGTTGAGGTGAAGCTTAGGTTACAGCTACCCACCTTCATTGTGACTCCTTATTTGGTAGTCAATGAACAGTTACAGCGGCATAACGGCGATTCCTGGAAGTATGAAGATAGCATTGTCCCGCGTGTAGGGAGCCATGCGGAGCTCGTCTACCAGACGCCGCCGCTGGAACGGGGCAAATACAGCTTTCGAGCGACGGAATGCCGCTCTAAGGATATTTTCGGCCTGCTGGAGCACGAAGGAACATTTCAGACGGAAGGGGAGTTCTATGTACTCCCCCGAACGATCTTCATCCCCCGCTGGCCATTATTTAGCCGTAACTCCCGCTATTCTGGGCCGGAGACTACGATACTACAATCGCGTCGCGAGACGACGCAAATAAACGGGGTAAGAGATTATATTTACGGAGACCGAATCTCGAGAATCCACTGGAATGCCACGGCGAAGACAGGCTCCTGGAAATCGAAGGAATTCGAGCGTGAATCGATTCCGAAGACGATGATTATATTGGACGCCCATGCCGCCAATTATGTAGATCGGGAGCGGTTTGAACTGGCTGTGTCGACGGTTGCTTCCTTACTAGAGTTTGGAGGCAGAGAGAGAATTAGCGTGGGACTGTGTATTCTTGGCCGAGAGGTTTGGGGCAGTGCCCCGACGGAGAGTCAGTTCGAGCGCCAGCAAATGCTGCATCAATTAGTAGATATTAGTCCGGAAGGTACCGGTGATTATAAGGCTCAGCTTGAACAGCGCAAGGAACTGTTCCCTGCAGGGGCGTTCTTTATTATAGTAACTCCGCTAGCAGATGAGCTTCTGTTCGATATGCTGCGCTGGGCCAAGAGAAGCCAAATGATACCATTTCATATTCATATCGGCAGCGCTAGGAATGTAGATTCACGTACACGTCCTGGATCCCTATATAACCGTCAGGAAATCGCTGGAATACAGTTATCCTCTCTAACCGATTTGCCTGTATTGTTAGGGGGTGGCTACGGTTGA
- a CDS encoding DUF4129 domain-containing transglutaminase family protein: MKRSDEPIYWYRVFKMIWVIILGMQWVSFTEPIWFQQTTDIVTWTLIIVAAIDLLPIASLVRNIGKLLSVAIICRVMLIKYGIYMPYGRLFPDQILQMLTEFIPYIWFALITWLVLELISRLLLTRKYILLFLAADLIAFAILDSFTPYRLWQNVAWTVFAGLGWLVCLHLRDYQLSYPHGWRRLQQYPFEIIFNILLIFAGVLLIGTSVPSVSPILTDPYTAWKGRSGGQGSGGEVQSAISSAITNKDPDAQEVLSGYSRDDTELGGGFEFNYSPVMSIDSPLRTYWRGETRHIYTGKGWADFDKEKRDYKVFRGMTTPVGLTHEQAGNIEMREVEQTITMESNEAYPVLFGGYFITKVSLLDEDRGGNPKLSWAAQEGELRWGGGFRGSQPDYPAKYKVTSEIPVIPLTELRGASYKHLYEAPIDEAYLQVPSSLSGRVKDLAEEITADADTPYKKMELLQEYLRVNYEYTNKPDISLRRSKDFVDSFLFEIKEGYCDYFSTAMVMMARSQGIPARWVKGYGPGSQPDTEDMRGRPALVTSTAYQVNNSDSHSWAELYFGEYGWIPFEATPGFTAPLLYADESPEEVAMDEPESQETVQDNAVEEETSWLSANTTAIRYVSGSIILLALIWLLYQLRERIYYGFVRLRLGRSLTYADKIAYGTLRTVKKLQRQGFERHGHETVREAFERIREEQPELSVILDHLLQKYESAIYSPNTATNEDWLSVQQLCHRLSRINLDKK; encoded by the coding sequence TTGAAGCGTTCCGATGAACCGATTTATTGGTATCGTGTCTTTAAAATGATATGGGTTATCATACTGGGTATGCAGTGGGTTAGCTTCACAGAGCCCATCTGGTTCCAGCAGACAACCGATATTGTGACCTGGACACTGATCATAGTGGCGGCGATTGATCTTCTGCCTATAGCCTCCCTAGTGCGAAATATCGGGAAGTTGCTCTCTGTTGCTATCATTTGTCGGGTAATGCTGATCAAATATGGGATTTATATGCCGTACGGACGTCTCTTCCCCGATCAGATTTTGCAAATGCTCACGGAATTTATTCCATATATCTGGTTCGCCTTGATCACCTGGCTTGTCCTGGAGCTTATATCTAGACTACTGCTCACGCGAAAATATATTTTGCTGTTTCTGGCAGCAGATTTGATCGCTTTTGCAATCTTAGATTCTTTTACACCTTATCGATTATGGCAAAATGTAGCCTGGACGGTATTTGCCGGCCTCGGCTGGCTCGTCTGCCTTCATTTGAGGGATTACCAGTTATCTTACCCCCATGGCTGGCGCAGGCTGCAGCAGTATCCATTCGAGATTATCTTCAATATTTTGCTTATTTTCGCTGGGGTACTGTTGATCGGGACGAGCGTACCTTCCGTGTCTCCTATACTTACCGACCCTTATACGGCTTGGAAGGGGAGAAGCGGAGGACAGGGGAGCGGCGGCGAGGTACAGTCTGCTATATCAAGTGCGATTACGAACAAGGACCCAGACGCACAGGAAGTTCTCTCCGGCTACAGTCGAGATGATACCGAGCTTGGCGGAGGCTTCGAATTCAATTACAGTCCGGTGATGTCGATAGACTCGCCGCTGCGCACTTATTGGCGCGGTGAGACGAGACATATCTATACCGGAAAAGGCTGGGCTGACTTTGATAAGGAGAAGCGGGATTATAAAGTCTTTCGCGGAATGACTACCCCTGTGGGCCTGACCCATGAGCAGGCTGGAAATATTGAAATGAGGGAAGTGGAGCAGACCATTACGATGGAGTCTAACGAAGCTTATCCGGTTCTGTTCGGGGGTTACTTCATTACCAAGGTGTCTTTGCTGGACGAGGACCGTGGCGGAAATCCTAAGCTAAGCTGGGCCGCACAGGAGGGGGAACTGCGCTGGGGCGGAGGCTTCCGAGGCTCACAGCCGGACTATCCGGCTAAATATAAGGTGACATCGGAAATTCCTGTCATTCCATTGACTGAACTCCGCGGAGCCAGCTATAAGCATTTATATGAGGCTCCTATCGACGAAGCGTACTTGCAGGTTCCATCTTCATTGTCTGGGCGGGTTAAGGATTTGGCGGAAGAGATTACTGCGGATGCGGATACTCCGTACAAGAAAATGGAGCTTCTCCAGGAATATTTGCGGGTTAACTATGAGTACACGAATAAACCCGATATTTCACTGCGTCGGAGCAAGGATTTCGTGGATAGCTTCTTATTTGAAATAAAGGAAGGCTACTGCGACTATTTTTCGACCGCGATGGTCATGATGGCGCGCTCGCAAGGAATTCCGGCTCGCTGGGTGAAAGGGTATGGCCCGGGGAGCCAGCCGGATACCGAGGATATGAGGGGGAGACCGGCTCTAGTGACATCAACAGCGTACCAGGTGAACAATTCTGATTCCCATTCCTGGGCTGAATTGTACTTCGGAGAATACGGCTGGATTCCGTTTGAAGCTACGCCGGGCTTTACGGCTCCGTTGTTATATGCGGATGAGTCGCCGGAGGAAGTTGCAATGGATGAACCGGAGTCACAGGAGACTGTTCAGGACAACGCTGTTGAGGAGGAGACCTCCTGGTTATCTGCCAACACCACAGCGATACGCTATGTATCAGGGAGTATTATATTGCTTGCGCTCATCTGGCTTCTGTATCAATTACGAGAGCGTATCTATTATGGCTTCGTTCGCCTGCGCCTCGGTAGGTCGCTGACCTATGCAGATAAGATCGCTTATGGAACTTTGCGCACTGTAAAGAAGCTGCAGCGGCAAGGGTTTGAACGTCATGGACATGAGACAGTTCGCGAAGCATTCGAACGGATCAGGGAGGAGCAGCCAGAGCTCTCGGTGATTCTCGACCATTTGTTACAGAAATATGAAAGTGCTATTTACAGTCCAAATACGGCCACGAATGAGGATTGGCTCAGTGTCCAACAGCTGTGTCACAGGCTGTCCCGCATCAATCTTGACAAAAAATAA
- a CDS encoding YqeG family HAD IIIA-type phosphatase, translated as MFEKFLPDLRVDSVFDIDLDKLYADGYRGIITDLDNTLVGAKVPSATPELTEWFEKVKQAGLKLVIVSNNNFDRVSVFASPLNIEFVHKARKPFGTPFHRAMQIMGLAPEQTIVVGDQLMTDVFGGNRQGLYTVLVLPISIADEGLGTRINRRMERIVRRRLGKTGLWLEEDKRK; from the coding sequence TTGTTTGAGAAGTTTTTGCCTGATTTGCGGGTAGACAGTGTGTTTGACATCGATTTGGATAAGCTATATGCCGATGGGTACCGCGGGATTATTACCGATTTGGATAATACCCTCGTAGGAGCGAAGGTGCCTTCGGCGACCCCAGAGTTGACCGAGTGGTTTGAGAAGGTGAAGCAGGCTGGGTTGAAGCTGGTGATTGTGTCGAACAACAATTTTGACAGGGTGTCCGTATTCGCATCCCCTTTAAATATTGAATTCGTGCATAAGGCGAGAAAACCGTTCGGGACGCCGTTCCACAGAGCGATGCAAATAATGGGACTGGCTCCGGAGCAGACGATCGTGGTCGGGGACCAACTCATGACGGATGTATTCGGGGGGAACCGACAGGGATTATATACTGTGCTGGTGCTGCCGATTTCTATAGCCGATGAAGGTCTCGGTACTCGGATTAACCGTAGAATGGAACGCATCGTGAGACGACGTCTAGGCAAGACGGGATTATGGCTTGAGGAGGACAAGAGAAAATGA
- the yqeH gene encoding ribosome biogenesis GTPase YqeH: MTEAQVREDALHCSGCGVKLQGEDSSKPGYIPTQALEREPIICQRCFRIKNYNEASSVTVEQSEFLRLLGQIAEKKALVVHIVDLFDFQGSVISGLQRFIGNNPVLLAVNKTDLLPKVSNWNKIRNWVQKEAKDMGLKIEDVILCSAKQNSGFDRLLDAVVRHRGNRDVYVVGATNVGKSTLINRLIREYSDLDQELTVSRYPGTTLDMVHIPLDDGGAIIDTPGIVYPSRYSELVSAQDLGIIMPDKSLKPAVYQLNEGQTIFFSGFGRFDFIQGERQSFTCFNSSRIKLHRTKLERADELFADHAGELLAPPSRDNLEKLPEWTRHEFKIAKGQKVDVFISGLGWVKVNNDMGAVIAVHVPKGIKVMLRPSLI; this comes from the coding sequence ATGACAGAAGCCCAGGTAAGAGAAGACGCTCTTCATTGCAGCGGCTGCGGAGTGAAGCTGCAGGGTGAAGATTCGTCCAAACCGGGATATATTCCGACACAAGCGCTGGAGAGAGAGCCAATCATATGCCAGCGCTGTTTTCGGATTAAGAACTATAATGAAGCATCATCCGTTACAGTAGAACAGAGCGAATTCTTAAGACTGCTCGGTCAAATCGCCGAGAAGAAGGCGCTCGTGGTTCATATCGTCGATTTATTTGATTTTCAAGGGAGCGTTATTTCCGGTCTGCAGCGGTTCATCGGCAACAATCCGGTACTGCTGGCTGTGAACAAGACCGACCTGCTGCCGAAAGTGTCGAATTGGAACAAGATCCGCAACTGGGTGCAGAAGGAAGCTAAGGATATGGGGCTGAAAATAGAGGATGTCATCCTCTGCAGCGCCAAGCAGAACAGCGGCTTTGATCGTCTTCTTGATGCTGTAGTGCGGCATCGAGGCAATCGTGACGTATATGTCGTCGGGGCGACCAATGTAGGCAAATCTACGCTGATCAATCGCCTGATCCGCGAATATAGCGACTTGGATCAGGAATTGACCGTATCCCGGTATCCTGGAACAACGCTCGACATGGTGCATATTCCGCTTGATGATGGTGGAGCGATTATTGATACGCCAGGGATTGTGTACCCTTCAAGATATAGTGAACTGGTGAGTGCGCAGGATCTTGGCATCATTATGCCAGACAAGTCGCTTAAACCTGCTGTATATCAATTGAATGAAGGTCAGACGATCTTCTTCAGCGGCTTCGGCCGTTTCGATTTCATTCAGGGGGAACGCCAATCGTTCACCTGCTTCAACAGCTCGCGGATTAAGCTGCACCGGACGAAGCTGGAGCGGGCGGATGAGTTGTTCGCAGATCATGCCGGCGAATTGCTGGCACCGCCAAGCCGCGACAATCTGGAGAAGCTGCCGGAATGGACGAGACATGAGTTCAAAATTGCCAAGGGTCAGAAGGTTGATGTCTTCATCTCTGGTCTGGGCTGGGTTAAGGTGAATAACGACATGGGAGCGGTCATCGCAGTGCATGTGCCAAAAGGGATCAAGGTCATGCTGCGGCCATCGCTGATCTAA